The Mesorhizobium loti DNA segment CGCGGGAAGCCCAGCTCCAAAAAACGCTCTAGCCGATTTTATGCCCAAATTCGAAGCCACCCGCCGCGTTGCCCATACGCCGCAGCAGATGTTTGCGTTGGTTGCCGACGTCGAAGCCTACCCGCAATTCCTGCCGCTTTGCGAAGCGCTGACGGTGCGCTCGCGCAAGGAGCGCGATGGCCGCACTGTTCTCCTCGCCGACATGAGCATCGGCTACAAGGCCATCCGCGAGACCTTCACCACGCAGGTGCTGCTGAAGCCTGACGAGAAGACCATCGACGTCAAATACATCGACGGGCCGTTCAAATACCTCAGCAATATCTGGCGCTTCGACCCGGCCGGCAGCGGTTGCGAGGTCCACTTCT contains these protein-coding regions:
- a CDS encoding cyclase/dehydrase produces the protein MPKFEATRRVAHTPQQMFALVADVEAYPQFLPLCEALTVRSRKERDGRTVLLADMSIGYKAIRETFTTQVLLKPDEKTIDVKYIDGPFKYLSNIWRFDPAGSGCEVHFFIDYEFKSRILGVLMGTMFDRAFRMFAEAFEKRADVIYGVAPSA